Proteins encoded within one genomic window of Bacillus sp. 1NLA3E:
- a CDS encoding YhgE/Pip domain-containing protein — translation MKNNLVREEWISIFRNKKLLIPVIAILFIPVLYAGMFLWAFWDPYEHLSDLPVVVVNEDNGATLDGEKIKLGNELAKKLAKSDEFQFQVVDSKDKAYQDLKKQKYYMMIEIPSDFSKNATTLLDENPKKLDLVYVPNESYNFLSAQIGGTAIEKIKASLSQKVSETYAETMFDKVGQLADGMVAASDGAKQIDDGASTLKDGSKTLYDNLAVLASKSVEFNKGMAKANSGSKEVAEGAKTLSSGLNQLQEGHGKLEAASEQLLAGDKDLANGISQTKSGLQQVEGNLPAIVNGTAKLQTGAQTLSSSLQQWQAEASKASSSASQINLGILGLQQQLAPVLSQLSPEQQSALNEAFGKLADGSKQLSAGNATLAGYAGAFADGAGTISNQLGNLSAGQKLLQAGVHQLADAGVKLDAGATKLVSGQQEFNTGMKTFSEKFAEASTGSMKLAQGTAELSGGVTQLADGTTQIVDGAGKLTDGAEQLSSGNSELADGTHELAGKLGDGAQQATSVNANDKTYEMFAAPVKVKNEKINEVPNYGTGFAPYFLSLGLFVGALMISIVFPLRDPVGIPKNGLSWFTSKFSVISIVGIIQALLAVGVLIFGLGIKVQSVPLFILFAIVTSLTFITLIQVLVTTMGDVGRFVAILILIFQLTTSAGTFPLELIPGFLQHFNIFLPMTYTVQGFKQVISSGDFSFMWQNVGILLVFILLFITGTITYFTTFHKHRYSAVSE, via the coding sequence TTGAAAAATAATCTAGTAAGGGAAGAGTGGATTTCCATCTTCCGAAACAAAAAACTTCTCATTCCAGTAATCGCTATTCTGTTTATACCTGTTTTATACGCGGGAATGTTTTTATGGGCTTTTTGGGATCCATATGAGCATTTAAGTGATCTTCCTGTTGTCGTTGTTAATGAGGATAATGGAGCAACTCTTGATGGGGAAAAGATTAAGCTTGGTAACGAACTTGCCAAGAAGCTTGCCAAGAGTGATGAGTTTCAATTTCAAGTAGTAGACAGCAAGGATAAGGCCTATCAAGATTTAAAGAAACAAAAGTATTATATGATGATTGAAATTCCTAGTGATTTTTCAAAAAATGCCACCACCTTATTAGATGAGAATCCTAAAAAATTAGATCTTGTCTATGTTCCGAATGAAAGCTATAACTTTCTATCGGCCCAAATTGGTGGAACCGCCATTGAAAAGATTAAAGCATCGTTATCGCAAAAGGTTTCAGAAACTTACGCAGAAACGATGTTTGATAAAGTCGGTCAACTTGCTGACGGTATGGTTGCTGCCAGTGATGGAGCAAAACAAATTGATGATGGGGCATCAACACTAAAGGATGGCTCAAAAACTCTATATGACAATTTAGCTGTGTTGGCAAGTAAATCAGTTGAATTCAATAAAGGAATGGCAAAAGCCAATTCTGGTTCGAAGGAAGTCGCTGAGGGAGCTAAAACACTATCTTCGGGTTTAAACCAATTACAAGAAGGTCATGGCAAGCTCGAAGCCGCTTCAGAGCAGTTATTGGCTGGGGATAAAGATCTGGCTAACGGCATTTCTCAAACCAAATCCGGTTTGCAGCAGGTGGAGGGGAATCTCCCGGCGATTGTGAATGGCACCGCCAAGCTTCAAACTGGAGCGCAAACCTTGTCCAGCTCTTTACAGCAGTGGCAAGCCGAAGCTTCGAAAGCGTCAAGTTCAGCTAGTCAAATAAATCTAGGGATTTTAGGGCTACAGCAACAATTGGCCCCTGTTTTAAGTCAATTATCGCCTGAACAACAATCAGCACTCAATGAAGCATTTGGAAAATTGGCAGATGGTAGTAAACAATTATCTGCTGGAAATGCTACGCTAGCTGGATATGCAGGGGCATTTGCAGATGGAGCTGGAACAATATCCAATCAGTTGGGTAATCTTTCAGCAGGCCAAAAGTTGCTTCAGGCAGGAGTTCATCAACTTGCTGATGCAGGCGTGAAGCTTGATGCTGGAGCAACAAAACTTGTCTCTGGGCAACAAGAATTTAATACAGGAATGAAGACGTTTAGTGAAAAATTTGCGGAGGCAAGTACGGGGTCAATGAAATTGGCTCAAGGTACAGCAGAATTATCAGGTGGGGTGACCCAACTCGCTGATGGAACGACGCAAATCGTAGATGGAGCCGGAAAATTAACGGATGGTGCAGAACAATTATCTAGCGGTAATTCTGAATTAGCCGATGGAACTCATGAATTAGCGGGGAAACTGGGTGATGGAGCCCAACAAGCAACATCAGTTAACGCAAATGACAAAACGTATGAAATGTTTGCTGCACCAGTGAAAGTGAAAAATGAAAAAATCAACGAAGTTCCTAACTATGGAACAGGCTTTGCACCATATTTCCTCTCACTCGGATTATTTGTTGGAGCGCTTATGATCTCGATTGTATTCCCATTACGAGATCCAGTGGGTATCCCGAAAAATGGATTAAGCTGGTTTACTAGTAAGTTTTCTGTAATTTCGATTGTCGGGATAATCCAAGCTTTGCTGGCAGTGGGAGTTCTAATTTTTGGACTAGGGATTAAGGTTCAAAGTGTCCCATTATTTATTTTATTCGCTATCGTAACGAGTTTAACATTTATTACATTAATCCAGGTCTTAGTAACAACGATGGGCGATGTAGGTCGGTTTGTAGCGATATTGATTTTGATTTTTCAACTTACCACAAGTGCAGGTACGTTCCCGCTAGAATTAATCCCGGGATTCTTGCAACATTTTAATATCTTTTTACCTATGACCTATACTGTACAGGGATTTAAACAGGTCATTTCAAGTGGAGACTTTTCGTTTATGTGGCAAAATGTTGGAATCCTATTGGTCTTCATACTCCTGTTTATCACGGGAACGATAACCTACTTCACAACTTTTCATAAGCACCGCTATTCAGCGGTATCTGAATAA
- the hemY gene encoding protoporphyrinogen oxidase, protein MFEEKQKVVIIGGGITGLSTAYYLQKHAADHNLPFEVKLIEATHRLGGKIQTVVKDGYVIERGPDSILERKKSVSRLAKEVGIDKELVNNSSGKSFILANESLFPMPGGSIMGIPTELGPFITTRLFSVMGKMRAAADLLIPRSCAKEDQSLGHFFRRRLGDEVLENLIEPLLSGIYAGDIDRLSLMSTFPQFYQVEQKHRSLILGMRKSAAAESKNISNSSSKKGMFVTLSTGLQSLIEATEAKLLPNSVMKGFRVEAITKVGEVYEIELNSKEKIKADSVVVAVPHLTCASIFSQYEYFSVFKDVPATSVATVALAFPQDAIKKDIEGMGFVVSRNSDFTITACTWTHKKWPHTTPKGKVLIRCYVGRPGDETIVDLSDDEIINIVLDDLSKTMDITASPELSVVTRWKDSMPQYTVGHKARVETVNKHVEEELPGIFLAGSSYKGIGVPDCIDQAEEAVEKVLQYLKK, encoded by the coding sequence ATGTTTGAAGAAAAGCAAAAGGTGGTCATCATCGGAGGCGGAATAACGGGACTTTCAACAGCCTACTATCTACAAAAGCATGCCGCTGATCATAACCTTCCTTTTGAAGTGAAACTGATAGAGGCGACCCACCGCCTTGGGGGGAAAATTCAGACCGTTGTAAAAGATGGGTATGTGATTGAAAGAGGTCCAGACTCGATCCTTGAACGAAAGAAAAGCGTTTCGCGCCTAGCAAAGGAAGTGGGAATTGACAAGGAATTGGTTAATAATTCCTCAGGCAAGTCGTTTATTTTAGCGAATGAAAGCTTGTTTCCCATGCCAGGTGGATCGATTATGGGAATACCAACAGAACTGGGTCCTTTTATTACAACGCGGCTATTTTCTGTAATGGGTAAAATGAGAGCTGCCGCCGATTTGCTCATACCACGATCTTGTGCAAAGGAAGACCAGTCTCTTGGACATTTCTTTCGACGTAGATTAGGGGACGAAGTGTTAGAGAATTTAATTGAGCCATTGTTGTCAGGGATATATGCTGGTGATATTGACCGTTTAAGCTTAATGTCGACTTTTCCACAATTTTACCAGGTTGAACAAAAACATCGTAGCTTAATCCTTGGGATGAGGAAAAGTGCAGCTGCAGAGTCAAAAAACATAAGCAATTCCTCTAGCAAAAAGGGAATGTTTGTAACGTTATCGACTGGTTTGCAATCATTAATCGAAGCTACTGAAGCGAAGTTACTTCCAAACTCTGTCATGAAGGGATTTCGAGTTGAAGCCATTACAAAGGTTGGGGAAGTATACGAGATTGAGCTAAATAGCAAAGAAAAGATTAAGGCTGACAGCGTTGTGGTAGCAGTTCCGCATCTCACTTGCGCATCAATCTTTTCACAATATGAATATTTCTCAGTATTTAAAGACGTCCCTGCCACCTCTGTTGCAACAGTTGCACTTGCTTTCCCACAAGATGCGATCAAAAAAGATATAGAGGGAATGGGGTTTGTTGTTTCTAGAAACAGTGATTTTACCATAACAGCCTGTACTTGGACACATAAAAAATGGCCACATACCACACCAAAAGGCAAAGTACTAATTCGGTGTTATGTTGGTAGACCAGGCGATGAGACAATTGTAGATTTATCGGATGATGAAATTATTAATATTGTTTTGGACGACCTAAGTAAAACAATGGACATCACCGCAAGTCCAGAATTATCAGTGGTTACACGCTGGAAGGATTCAATGCCCCAGTACACAGTTGGACATAAAGCCAGAGTAGAAACAGTCAATAAACATGTAGAAGAAGAGCTTCCAGGAATATTTTTAGCAGGTAGCTCGTATAAAGGAATTGGAGTTCCCGATTGTATTGATCAAGCTGAAGAAGCAGTAGAAAAAGTACTGCAATATTTAAAAAAATAA
- the yhfH gene encoding protein YhfH, producing MIKNALEFFKNLPPKKCTDCGEIIEEQHECYGNQCEKCLHVTTA from the coding sequence ATGATCAAAAACGCCTTAGAATTTTTCAAAAATTTACCGCCCAAAAAATGCACCGATTGCGGAGAAATCATCGAAGAACAACATGAATGTTATGGAAACCAATGTGAGAAGTGTTTACACGTCACAACTGCATAG
- a CDS encoding TetR/AcrR family transcriptional regulator: protein MVLDRRQMIMDAATKSFSLFGYKATTMDQVAKLANVGKGTIYTFFKNKEELFDEIIKGLILEMKAAADESFDHSLAFHEVVHRALYKMIEFRNKHQLMIKLFQEERDMGTPAVQEVIDKVELTIINYIKEKLIDGVKRGDIQECDPELTAFMIIKLYISLIFDWEKKHAPLSKDEIAKIFKRFVIKGLSS, encoded by the coding sequence ATGGTATTAGATCGCAGGCAAATGATTATGGACGCAGCAACAAAATCATTCTCATTATTTGGTTATAAGGCTACAACAATGGACCAAGTAGCCAAGCTCGCCAACGTTGGGAAAGGAACAATTTATACCTTTTTTAAAAATAAGGAAGAATTGTTTGACGAAATCATTAAAGGATTAATCCTTGAGATGAAAGCCGCCGCGGATGAGTCGTTTGACCATTCTCTTGCTTTCCACGAGGTCGTTCATCGTGCCTTATATAAAATGATCGAGTTTCGCAACAAACATCAGCTTATGATCAAGCTTTTTCAGGAAGAAAGGGATATGGGTACTCCTGCTGTACAAGAAGTAATTGACAAAGTGGAATTAACCATCATCAATTACATTAAGGAAAAGCTTATTGACGGAGTTAAACGAGGGGATATTCAGGAGTGTGATCCTGAATTAACTGCTTTTATGATCATTAAGCTTTATATTTCCTTGATTTTTGATTGGGAAAAAAAACATGCCCCGCTTTCGAAGGATGAGATTGCTAAAATATTTAAGCGTTTTGTTATAAAGGGATTATCTAGTTAA
- a CDS encoding MBL fold metallo-hydrolase, whose translation MEITIVGCWGGYPKANEASSGYLLEHDGFRLLIDCGSGVLSKLQNLIKPSELDGVILSHYHADHIADIGVLQHARLIQGIILGEPLPCLPIYGHTLNKQEFPKLTFKEITKGIGYQSNETLTVGPFNIRFFQTEHPVPCFAMRIQTGEKVVVYTADTSFKDELIGFSQGADLLLCECNLYGDLNGKTAGHMTSIDAGTLADRANVKQLVLTHLPHFGNLNQLVSEASQFYLGSIHLAAQDMAIKI comes from the coding sequence ATGGAAATAACAATAGTGGGTTGTTGGGGTGGATATCCTAAGGCAAACGAGGCAAGCTCGGGGTATCTCCTTGAACATGATGGCTTTCGATTACTAATTGATTGTGGCAGTGGGGTACTGTCTAAGCTGCAAAACTTGATTAAACCCAGTGAACTAGATGGAGTGATTTTGTCTCACTATCATGCGGATCATATTGCTGATATTGGTGTTTTACAGCATGCACGGCTTATTCAAGGTATTATTTTAGGAGAACCGTTACCATGCTTACCGATATATGGCCATACCTTAAACAAACAGGAATTCCCTAAATTGACTTTCAAGGAAATTACCAAAGGAATAGGCTATCAGTCAAACGAAACTTTGACAGTGGGTCCGTTTAATATACGCTTTTTTCAAACAGAACACCCAGTTCCTTGCTTTGCGATGCGAATTCAAACTGGAGAGAAAGTAGTCGTCTATACCGCTGATACTTCATTTAAAGATGAGCTGATTGGATTTAGCCAAGGAGCAGATTTGTTGCTGTGTGAATGTAATTTGTATGGCGATCTAAATGGCAAAACAGCGGGGCATATGACAAGCATTGATGCGGGTACTCTTGCCGATCGAGCAAATGTAAAGCAACTTGTTTTGACCCATCTTCCTCACTTTGGGAATCTCAATCAACTTGTGAGCGAAGCATCTCAATTTTATCTAGGGAGTATTCATTTAGCAGCACAGGACATGGCAATTAAAATCTGA
- a CDS encoding lipoate--protein ligase, translated as MLFIDNKGITDPRINLAIEEYALKNLDINETYLLFYINEPSIIIGKNQNTIEEINTKYVEENGIHIVRRLSGGGAVYHDLGNLNFSFITKDDGDSFHNFLKFTEPVTAALKNLGVNAELSGRNDIVVEGRKISGNAQFSTKGRMFSHGTLLFDSEIESVVSALNVKKDKIESKGIKSIRSRVANISEFLSSEISIEEFRLMLLQSIFGEVAEIPEYILTEEDWDKIHQLSKERYQNWDWNYGKSPKFNLQHSHRFAVGQIDIRFEVNKGIIENCKIYGDFFGVGDVNEIEQRLEGQRYDRGTIEDALEDIDIKHYFGNITILDFINLIY; from the coding sequence ATGTTGTTTATTGATAATAAAGGAATCACCGACCCGCGGATTAATTTGGCTATAGAGGAATATGCCTTAAAAAATTTAGATATCAACGAAACGTATCTTTTGTTTTACATAAATGAACCATCGATTATCATCGGGAAAAATCAAAATACGATTGAAGAAATAAATACTAAATACGTTGAAGAAAATGGGATTCACATTGTGCGTCGCCTTTCCGGTGGCGGAGCTGTTTATCATGATTTAGGAAACTTGAATTTTAGTTTTATTACAAAAGATGATGGCGATAGCTTTCATAATTTCCTTAAGTTTACTGAACCAGTTACGGCTGCTTTAAAAAATCTTGGTGTGAATGCTGAGCTAAGTGGAAGAAATGACATTGTGGTAGAGGGACGGAAAATTTCAGGAAATGCCCAGTTTTCGACGAAAGGGAGAATGTTTAGCCATGGAACGCTCTTGTTTGATTCAGAAATAGAAAGTGTTGTTTCTGCCCTAAATGTAAAAAAGGATAAGATTGAATCGAAAGGAATCAAGTCAATCCGCAGTCGTGTCGCCAATATTTCTGAGTTCTTAAGTAGTGAGATCTCTATCGAGGAATTTCGCCTGATGTTATTGCAAAGTATTTTTGGTGAAGTGGCTGAAATTCCAGAATATATACTTACGGAAGAGGATTGGGACAAAATTCATCAGTTGTCGAAAGAGCGTTATCAAAACTGGGATTGGAATTACGGGAAGTCTCCTAAATTTAATTTGCAGCATTCTCATCGTTTTGCGGTAGGACAAATTGATATTAGATTCGAGGTTAATAAGGGGATTATTGAAAACTGTAAGATTTATGGTGATTTTTTTGGAGTCGGTGATGTAAACGAAATTGAACAACGCTTAGAAGGTCAGCGATATGACCGTGGCACAATCGAAGATGCACTTGAAGATATTGATATTAAACACTACTTTGGAAATATTACCATTCTAGATTTTATTAATTTAATCTATTAA